One genomic window of Ruminococcus gauvreauii includes the following:
- a CDS encoding class I SAM-dependent methyltransferase yields the protein MIKNNNIDHGKGFDWGRASSDYAKYRDIYPPKLYQKLLDMNLCTKGQNVLDLGTGTGVLPRNLYAYGASFTGTDISENQIGQAKKLAEQEGMNIDFFCMPAEASDFPEGSFDVITACQCFFYFNHAKLASKLHRLLKKRGRFALIYMAWLPFEDAVAGKSEELVLKYNPEWTGCRETRHPIEIPDVYSRYFERESEEIFDVKVPFTRESWNGRMKACRGIGASLPEEQIEQFDREHMALLEQIAPHEFSILHYTAISVLRAKQAE from the coding sequence ATGATTAAAAACAACAACATCGACCATGGAAAAGGATTCGACTGGGGGCGTGCCTCATCGGATTATGCAAAGTACCGCGATATCTATCCGCCTAAATTATATCAGAAGCTTCTGGATATGAATCTGTGTACGAAAGGACAGAATGTCCTGGATCTCGGGACGGGAACCGGAGTGCTTCCGCGTAATCTGTACGCATACGGCGCGTCATTTACCGGCACGGATATTTCAGAAAATCAGATTGGGCAGGCAAAGAAACTGGCAGAACAGGAGGGAATGAATATTGATTTTTTCTGTATGCCCGCCGAAGCCAGTGATTTTCCGGAAGGGTCGTTTGATGTGATCACTGCGTGCCAGTGCTTTTTCTATTTTAACCATGCCAAGCTCGCATCGAAGCTGCACCGGCTGTTGAAAAAAAGGGGGAGATTTGCCTTGATCTACATGGCATGGCTGCCGTTCGAAGATGCAGTCGCGGGCAAGAGCGAAGAACTGGTCCTGAAATATAACCCCGAGTGGACCGGCTGTCGGGAGACGAGACATCCGATCGAGATACCGGACGTTTATTCCAGATATTTTGAGCGGGAGAGCGAAGAGATCTTTGATGTAAAAGTGCCGTTTACAAGGGAGAGCTGGAATGGACGCATGAAAGCCTGCCGCGGGATAGGAGCCTCGCTGCCGGAAGAACAGATAGAGCAGTTTGACAGAGAACACATGGCTTTGCTGGAACAGATCGCGCCGCATGAATTTTCGATTTTGCATTATACTGCAATCAGCGTGCTGAGGGCAAAACAGGCGGAGTGA
- a CDS encoding sugar O-acetyltransferase, which translates to MTEQEKAAAGLLYDANNDEEILAKRIRCKDLCFQYNQTLPSETEKGHQIMSQILGRISGDYTILAPFWCDMGENIEIGENFYANHNCVILDGAKVTFGDNVFIAPNCCFSTASHALDVEQRNRGLEIAWPITVGDNVWFGAGVTVLPGVTIGQDSIIGAGSVVNRDIPAGVIAVGNPCRVLRKITPEDALKYRQTRTGENV; encoded by the coding sequence ATGACAGAGCAGGAAAAAGCAGCAGCAGGTCTTTTGTACGATGCCAATAACGACGAAGAAATACTGGCGAAGAGGATCAGGTGTAAAGATCTCTGCTTTCAATATAATCAGACATTGCCATCCGAGACTGAAAAGGGACATCAGATCATGTCGCAGATACTGGGACGGATTTCCGGAGATTATACGATCCTGGCTCCTTTCTGGTGTGACATGGGAGAAAACATCGAGATCGGTGAGAATTTTTATGCCAATCACAACTGTGTGATTCTGGACGGGGCGAAAGTGACGTTTGGGGACAATGTATTTATTGCGCCAAACTGCTGCTTCTCCACTGCAAGCCATGCGCTGGATGTGGAGCAGAGAAACCGCGGGCTGGAGATTGCCTGGCCCATCACGGTCGGAGATAACGTCTGGTTTGGAGCAGGTGTCACGGTGCTTCCCGGGGTAACGATCGGACAGGATTCCATCATCGGGGCGGGCAGTGTGGTAAACAGGGATATTCCCGCAGGAGTCATTGCAGTCGGAAATCCCTGCAGAGTACTGAGAAAAATAACGCCGGAAGATGCGCTGAAATACAGGCAGACCAGAACAGGAGAAAATGTATGA
- a CDS encoding flavodoxin family protein, whose translation MRILVLNGSPRPNGNTVHMIKAFREGAISSGHQVDVIDVCKKKVGGCIACEHCHTEGKGECIQKDDMQEIYELLKKAEMLVLASPIYYHGMSGQLKCVIDRFYAVAYPVKPTGLKKIAMILSSGNEDMYDGALFSFKGDFLDFLGLEDMGVFTAHGEENGSDAKLAELRRFGESLKDA comes from the coding sequence ATGCGTATATTAGTGCTCAACGGGAGTCCGCGGCCAAATGGAAATACCGTACATATGATCAAAGCGTTTCGGGAAGGCGCCATATCTTCCGGACATCAGGTGGACGTGATTGATGTCTGTAAAAAGAAAGTAGGCGGATGCATTGCCTGTGAACATTGCCATACAGAAGGAAAAGGGGAATGTATCCAGAAGGATGATATGCAGGAAATCTATGAGCTGCTGAAAAAGGCGGAGATGCTGGTACTGGCGTCACCGATTTATTATCACGGGATGTCGGGACAGTTAAAGTGTGTGATCGATCGTTTTTATGCGGTGGCATATCCCGTAAAACCGACCGGCCTTAAAAAAATCGCCATGATTTTAAGCTCCGGGAATGAAGACATGTACGATGGGGCGCTGTTCTCTTTTAAAGGAGATTTTCTGGACTTTCTCGGACTTGAAGACATGGGGGTATTTACGGCACACGGAGAAGAGAACGGATCGGATGCAAAGCTTGCGGAACTCAGGCGGTTTGGGGAGTCGTTGAAAGATGCCTGA
- a CDS encoding TetR/AcrR family transcriptional regulator translates to MPPKAKITKEMILNTVLELTRETGFETVNARSIAGKLQCSTRPIFTCYENMEALKKEFLVFAYEYYEQYVSNYRKSENISPYLILPLSYIEFSGEEPHLFKLLFINDMDLEMTEAKDFYKETDNEKKAQLFSETVGIGLDKAKVIFLDLFLYTHGVAVLTATKKLALDRKNAEKMLVNILSAFIRQEKPEWDLSI, encoded by the coding sequence ATGCCGCCAAAAGCAAAAATAACAAAGGAAATGATTTTGAATACTGTTTTAGAGCTTACAAGGGAAACAGGGTTCGAGACCGTAAACGCAAGGAGTATCGCAGGTAAACTGCAATGCTCAACTCGACCAATTTTCACATGCTATGAAAATATGGAAGCATTAAAAAAAGAATTTCTTGTTTTTGCGTATGAATACTATGAGCAGTATGTCTCGAATTATCGTAAATCTGAAAATATCAGTCCCTATTTAATTCTTCCTCTTTCATACATTGAATTTTCGGGGGAAGAACCACACTTATTTAAGCTGTTGTTTATAAACGATATGGATTTGGAAATGACGGAAGCAAAGGATTTTTATAAAGAAACAGACAATGAAAAAAAGGCACAGCTTTTTTCAGAAACCGTTGGGATTGGTTTAGATAAGGCAAAGGTAATATTTTTAGATTTGTTTCTTTATACTCACGGTGTAGCCGTCTTAACAGCGACAAAAAAATTAGCATTAGATAGAAAAAATGCTGAAAAAATGCTAGTGAATATATTATCTGCGTTCATAAGGCAGGAAAAACCAGAGTGGGATTTATCAATTTGA
- a CDS encoding class I SAM-dependent methyltransferase produces the protein MKANQYLADFYNHYDEDNRLALKHGTVEFLTTMRYIEKYIRPGDRVLEIGAGTGRYSHALARQGYAVDAVELIEHNIEVFNQNTQSGESVTITQGNAVELSSFRDNTYNITLLLGPLYHLYSIEDKHQALSEAIRVTKPGGVIFAAYVISDGCLLDEGFKRGNISVTEYIEKGLIDSRTFAAKSEPKDLFELVRKENIDNLMSIFPVTRLNYVAADGCALFMREAVDAMDNDTFELYLKYHFATCEREDLAGITSHAIDIFRK, from the coding sequence ATGAAAGCCAACCAATACTTAGCTGATTTTTACAATCATTATGACGAGGATAATCGGCTGGCGTTAAAGCATGGAACAGTTGAGTTCCTCACCACTATGCGTTACATTGAAAAGTACATCAGACCCGGTGACCGCGTGCTGGAAATAGGTGCAGGAACCGGACGCTATTCCCATGCGCTGGCTCGTCAAGGTTATGCTGTTGACGCTGTGGAATTAATAGAGCATAATATAGAAGTTTTCAATCAAAATACGCAATCGGGCGAAAGTGTCACTATTACCCAGGGCAACGCTGTGGAGTTATCTTCTTTCCGGGATAATACATACAACATTACGCTCTTGTTAGGCCCTCTGTACCATCTATACAGCATAGAAGATAAACACCAAGCTCTGAGCGAAGCAATCCGCGTGACAAAACCGGGCGGCGTAATTTTTGCAGCATATGTTATTTCTGATGGCTGTCTCCTTGATGAAGGCTTTAAACGCGGTAATATTAGCGTTACTGAATACATAGAAAAGGGATTAATTGACTCCCGGACATTTGCCGCAAAATCCGAACCAAAGGATTTATTTGAACTTGTCCGTAAAGAAAACATTGATAATTTGATGTCTATATTTCCCGTTACTCGATTAAATTATGTCGCGGCAGATGGTTGTGCCCTGTTTATGCGTGAAGCAGTCGACGCGATGGACAATGACACGTTTGAATTGTATTTGAAGTACCATTTTGCCACTTGTGAGCGCGAAGATTTAGCCGGCATTACGAGCCATGCGATTGACATATTTAGAAAATAG
- a CDS encoding SOS response-associated peptidase gives MCGRYYVDDDTAREIEKIVQHVEAGLIKEAVRGEVRPSAAAPVIYIKDRLLTAGSMRWGFPRYQKSGLLINARAETVTERPTFRESVLHRRCVIPAKHYYEWNAEREKVSFSREDSPILYMAGIYKMVQGQEKFVVITTQANDSVRPVHDRMPLILDTDELERWVRDDQAVDFILSKTPVRLEHQQEYRQMTLKI, from the coding sequence TTGTGCGGAAGATATTATGTCGATGACGATACGGCAAGAGAAATCGAAAAAATCGTACAGCATGTGGAGGCCGGTCTGATAAAAGAAGCGGTTCGCGGAGAAGTCCGTCCGTCTGCCGCTGCACCGGTGATCTATATAAAGGATCGTCTTCTGACGGCGGGCAGTATGCGCTGGGGATTTCCAAGATATCAGAAAAGCGGCTTATTAATCAATGCCCGGGCGGAAACGGTGACAGAGCGGCCGACCTTCAGGGAAAGCGTACTGCACAGAAGATGTGTGATACCGGCAAAGCATTATTATGAATGGAATGCAGAAAGAGAAAAGGTATCTTTTAGCCGGGAAGATTCACCGATCCTTTATATGGCGGGGATTTACAAAATGGTACAGGGACAGGAAAAATTTGTGGTGATCACCACTCAGGCAAATGATTCTGTTCGTCCGGTTCACGACCGGATGCCGCTGATACTGGACACGGATGAGCTGGAGCGCTGGGTGCGCGATGACCAGGCTGTGGATTTCATTTTAAGTAAGACACCTGTGCGTTTGGAGCATCAGCAGGAATATAGACAGATGACGCTTAAGATCTGA
- a CDS encoding DUF3786 domain-containing protein — protein MAASNYEIMRDQMRGEFTKYDQAKIIRKFSLENDEDYIYIDFVLRHYRVNRKNGVVEWSENHFETSVEADYNESMTIYDVLCYSKDDCSLSGNYCPVNMLKGTVKSAAPGGNMFQKSADEFNGKLKELRAACSILGEEIDMKGDLAAKLYTFPFLPVIIQYWEADDEFPANLKFMFDENIIEYMHYETIFFMMGHVVSRIKEIMDGIAFV, from the coding sequence ATGGCAGCATCGAATTATGAGATTATGCGCGATCAGATGAGGGGAGAATTCACGAAATATGATCAGGCAAAAATAATTCGGAAATTTTCTCTTGAGAACGATGAAGACTATATTTACATAGATTTTGTGTTGAGACATTACAGAGTCAACCGTAAGAACGGAGTAGTAGAGTGGTCTGAAAATCATTTTGAGACTAGTGTGGAGGCAGATTATAATGAATCCATGACAATCTATGATGTGCTTTGTTATTCTAAAGACGACTGCAGTCTGTCCGGAAATTATTGTCCGGTAAATATGCTAAAAGGTACCGTGAAATCAGCAGCTCCGGGTGGAAATATGTTTCAGAAATCAGCAGATGAATTCAACGGAAAGCTGAAAGAGCTACGGGCTGCCTGCAGCATCCTTGGTGAAGAAATAGATATGAAAGGCGATTTGGCAGCAAAGCTATATACCTTTCCTTTTTTACCGGTTATCATCCAGTATTGGGAGGCGGATGATGAATTCCCGGCCAATCTGAAATTTATGTTTGATGAAAACATTATCGAATATATGCACTATGAAACCATCTTTTTTATGATGGGACATGTTGTGAGTAGAATAAAGGAAATCATGGATGGTATTGCTTTTGTATAA
- a CDS encoding flavodoxin family protein encodes MKISIIYVSQGGNTEAAAEYISEGILAKFPFIEVKLMSIRDNEVDLAFLKQSDAVIIGTPVYCAGMSWELKKWFDSNVKLDLSGKIGAAFVTAQSPVGGIDTAIMDIVRNMLLKKILVFSGAGEKTENKFQLGAVGIAETLDHDAAQFEIFGENVAQIAVKIAAK; translated from the coding sequence ATGAAGATTTCAATTATTTATGTAAGTCAGGGTGGTAACACGGAAGCAGCCGCGGAATACATATCAGAGGGTATTCTGGCAAAATTTCCTTTTATCGAAGTGAAATTGATGTCCATCCGGGATAATGAGGTGGATTTGGCATTTTTAAAACAGAGCGATGCGGTGATCATTGGAACCCCGGTGTATTGTGCGGGAATGAGCTGGGAGTTGAAAAAGTGGTTTGATTCAAATGTAAAGCTGGATTTAAGCGGGAAAATAGGTGCAGCATTTGTAACGGCGCAGTCCCCGGTTGGAGGGATAGATACGGCTATCATGGATATTGTCAGGAATATGCTTTTAAAGAAAATTCTGGTATTTTCCGGGGCAGGTGAAAAGACAGAGAACAAATTCCAGTTAGGAGCGGTTGGGATCGCAGAGACTTTGGATCATGATGCAGCGCAGTTTGAAATTTTTGGAGAAAATGTTGCACAAATAGCAGTGAAGATAGCAGCAAAGTAA
- the rpiA gene encoding ribose-5-phosphate isomerase RpiA: protein MNQKKIAGEKAAEYIKDGMVVGLGTGSTAKFMVDKVGEMVKNGLKIQAIPTSKATEQQARELGIPLLSIDEVDHIDLDIDGVDEIDSEFNATKGGGGALFREKVVADLAKEVIWIMDESKLVDSIGAFPLPLEVLPYGYKIVFKKMEDFGYNPKMRMNGDDLFVTDNGNYIIDLCIGAPADIEDIRQKVNSVVGVLETGQFLKMCKRIIVGTDEGVKIIEAE from the coding sequence ATGAACCAGAAAAAAATAGCAGGCGAAAAAGCGGCAGAGTATATCAAAGACGGTATGGTAGTGGGTCTTGGAACCGGATCTACAGCGAAATTCATGGTGGACAAGGTTGGAGAGATGGTGAAAAATGGTCTGAAGATTCAGGCGATCCCGACCTCAAAGGCGACGGAGCAGCAGGCAAGAGAGCTTGGCATTCCGCTTCTCTCCATCGATGAAGTAGACCATATTGATCTGGATATCGACGGCGTGGATGAGATCGACAGCGAGTTCAATGCGACGAAAGGCGGCGGCGGCGCACTGTTCCGTGAAAAGGTCGTTGCTGACCTGGCAAAAGAGGTGATCTGGATCATGGATGAGAGTAAGCTGGTGGACAGTATCGGTGCATTTCCGCTTCCGCTTGAAGTGCTCCCATATGGTTACAAGATTGTATTTAAGAAAATGGAAGATTTCGGATACAATCCGAAGATGCGTATGAATGGCGATGATCTGTTCGTGACAGACAACGGAAATTACATCATTGACCTGTGTATCGGCGCCCCGGCAGACATTGAAGATATCCGTCAGAAGGTAAACAGCGTCGTCGGCGTGCTGGAGACCGGACAGTTCCTGAAAATGTGCAAACGTATTATCGTTGGTACGGATGAAGGCGTGAAAATCATCGAGGCAGAATAA
- a CDS encoding vWA domain-containing protein: MKKKERITELVCILDRSGSMYGKEADTIGSYNKMLREQQQIPGKAYITTALFGDECEILCCHTPVGYAGELTAKDYFVKGNTALYDAVGKVFSVVTDSLHDMSPAYEKKVAVFIITDGMENASVRWRAPEIRTLIAEKRKKGWKIVFFGTEPESLRQAREAGISEQDSNVYQNDGCGIRKSYEMAGQIFTEMRK, encoded by the coding sequence ATGAAGAAAAAAGAGAGGATTACGGAACTGGTCTGTATTCTGGACAGAAGCGGTTCCATGTATGGGAAAGAAGCAGATACGATCGGCAGTTACAACAAGATGCTCCGTGAGCAGCAGCAGATTCCCGGTAAGGCATATATCACAACTGCACTTTTCGGAGATGAGTGTGAGATCTTATGCTGCCATACACCGGTCGGCTATGCCGGAGAGCTGACGGCTAAAGACTACTTTGTGAAGGGAAACACAGCATTATATGATGCGGTCGGAAAGGTGTTTTCTGTGGTGACAGATTCGCTGCACGATATGAGCCCGGCGTATGAGAAGAAAGTTGCGGTATTTATCATAACAGACGGCATGGAGAATGCCAGTGTCCGGTGGAGGGCACCGGAAATCAGGACGTTGATCGCTGAAAAACGAAAAAAGGGATGGAAAATCGTTTTTTTCGGAACGGAACCGGAATCCCTGCGGCAGGCCCGGGAAGCCGGGATATCAGAACAGGATTCAAATGTATATCAGAATGACGGGTGCGGAATTCGTAAAAGCTATGAGATGGCGGGACAGATTTTTACGGAAATGCGAAAGTAG
- a CDS encoding protein kinase translates to MEKMVNERYTMLQTLTNTDEETVCLAEDCLLNQNVTLTVYRGGNASSKTKLREHAVNQAACSDIPQVIKVLDIFEEGQDLYVVSEYVQGIPLRQYLRQQTELLDFEQAWKLLRTVAEAAAAVRKKGQAFQTLDMDSVLVREDGGIKINTPLIPERPQEGGQSDDIRTLCAMLYEMTAGNGLSLYQQAALNRGMEAERRRQYSGIQELIRALDQEKGSAGKSRKRLFAGIAEGFLLILILAAVLVGKGILSGQSREVEALELAGNYDRGSPRYQEYVSFVKEHAVSEEETEDGIVYTLDEESVRKWNQPCNQFRFEMSADTVLKELEACGYELTKIDETEENTVEIQKYGAILTRFQYTETYLVLEGVGLAVVTDAVNGDLLMLRLYRGDDSQAPLHGVGADLLCILSEDWYLGPEETAAGLEADEQEAFETNGSYIQGQYIHGTRECRMDFYWGEADRVIRYLFHPNHDFEYYYWP, encoded by the coding sequence ATGGAAAAAATGGTAAATGAGCGCTATACGATGCTGCAGACATTGACGAATACAGATGAGGAAACAGTCTGTCTGGCGGAAGACTGCCTGTTAAACCAGAACGTAACTCTGACGGTATACCGCGGCGGAAATGCTTCATCTAAAACCAAACTGCGGGAGCATGCCGTAAATCAGGCAGCATGCTCGGATATCCCGCAGGTTATTAAGGTTCTGGACATCTTTGAGGAGGGGCAGGATCTTTATGTCGTATCGGAATACGTACAGGGGATCCCCCTGCGCCAGTATCTGAGGCAGCAGACTGAGCTGCTTGATTTTGAACAGGCGTGGAAGCTGCTGCGGACGGTCGCCGAAGCTGCCGCGGCGGTTCGGAAAAAAGGACAGGCGTTTCAGACTCTGGACATGGATTCCGTATTGGTGCGTGAAGACGGAGGCATAAAGATAAATACGCCTTTGATTCCGGAGCGCCCACAAGAAGGCGGGCAGTCAGATGATATCCGCACGCTGTGCGCCATGCTTTATGAGATGACGGCAGGGAATGGGTTATCGCTGTATCAGCAGGCAGCACTGAACCGGGGCATGGAGGCGGAGCGGCGACGACAGTACAGCGGGATACAGGAGCTGATCCGCGCGCTGGATCAGGAGAAAGGAAGCGCTGGGAAAAGCAGAAAACGGCTCTTTGCGGGCATTGCGGAAGGGTTCCTTCTGATCCTGATACTGGCGGCTGTCCTTGTGGGCAAGGGCATTCTCAGCGGACAAAGCAGAGAAGTGGAGGCGCTGGAGCTGGCGGGAAATTATGACAGGGGATCACCGCGCTATCAGGAATACGTATCCTTCGTGAAGGAGCATGCGGTCTCTGAGGAAGAAACTGAGGACGGCATCGTCTATACGCTGGATGAAGAAAGCGTCCGAAAGTGGAATCAGCCGTGTAATCAGTTTCGTTTTGAGATGTCGGCGGACACCGTTTTAAAGGAGCTGGAAGCCTGTGGATATGAGCTGACAAAGATCGACGAAACGGAAGAAAATACGGTTGAGATTCAGAAATATGGGGCAATTCTGACGAGATTCCAGTATACAGAAACGTATCTTGTGCTGGAGGGTGTGGGATTGGCGGTTGTGACCGATGCGGTAAATGGGGATCTGCTGATGCTGAGACTGTACCGGGGAGATGACAGTCAGGCGCCTCTTCACGGCGTGGGGGCGGATCTTCTGTGTATACTTTCGGAGGACTGGTACCTGGGGCCGGAGGAGACCGCCGCGGGACTGGAGGCGGACGAACAGGAGGCATTTGAGACAAATGGAAGCTATATACAGGGGCAGTACATACACGGCACACGGGAATGCCGCATGGATTTCTACTGGGGTGAAGCCGACAGGGTAATCAGGTATCTCTTTCATCCGAATCACGACTTCGAATACTATTACTGGCCGTGA
- a CDS encoding serine/threonine protein kinase, with amino-acid sequence MEHKRCIFCMERLNNEDGICPACGKSRWEYRWEQKYLKPYTVLQEKYLIGAVSEVNASGAIYAACDLVLDQRLSVLELETEDPEDFLRKAERLFGNFDVLGLAAVKDYFVRETKGYLVMEDLTQGSLRTAMEKKQLPKRTPDEMVKLFSPALEACVYLHSIGMIHGEITAGHLLFDQEGDLKLVGFQAKMKAADETMAPEQCQDTKRSGPWTDVYRLCAVLYETLTGRKVPAAAERLRKDSLRCMSDYIAVAPGLDQAVMQGLELEMKKRFFSPALLMERLGLDAGKSKRMSGAVQKNWGDLWLQIATEGEQFSSAKKRIRLERRIKKRIAAGVGAVILCAGLGVLGLWIYCEINPGRVLDYKLEQVREAALPSTERRLTDMNSEDYTKQLEFVKENANEIKEYDWSVWHMLDRQAAVKWKRTSDEYAKFYLDKDTLADAFEYRMQLGEKRMSSKVSGYQGNVKVDKTGLQTMTVMCRETETYDYPGWEHLKIIYDVVDERVFSVTYRAKKEEHAVRFLTSVLSDICPETYLTEEEASGLIGRLTKEENSVRLWLNAKCRLDIYYYGEEDFTGGDDYYITLGTSEWGL; translated from the coding sequence ATGGAACACAAAAGATGTATCTTTTGTATGGAACGATTAAACAATGAGGATGGGATATGCCCGGCATGCGGGAAGAGCCGCTGGGAATACCGCTGGGAGCAGAAGTATTTGAAGCCTTACACGGTATTGCAGGAAAAGTATCTCATCGGTGCGGTCTCGGAGGTTAACGCCTCCGGGGCCATTTATGCTGCCTGTGACCTGGTGCTGGATCAGAGATTATCAGTGCTGGAATTGGAAACGGAGGATCCGGAAGATTTCCTCAGGAAAGCGGAACGGTTATTCGGCAATTTTGACGTTTTGGGACTGGCGGCAGTCAAAGATTATTTTGTACGGGAGACGAAGGGCTATCTGGTGATGGAAGACCTGACTCAGGGCAGTCTGAGAACGGCGATGGAGAAAAAGCAGCTGCCTAAGAGGACTCCGGATGAAATGGTAAAGCTGTTTTCGCCGGCATTGGAGGCATGCGTATATCTGCACAGCATCGGAATGATCCATGGGGAGATTACGGCGGGTCATCTGCTCTTTGATCAGGAGGGAGATCTGAAGCTGGTCGGATTTCAGGCGAAGATGAAAGCTGCGGATGAGACGATGGCTCCGGAACAGTGCCAGGACACGAAACGATCAGGACCCTGGACCGATGTATACCGGCTGTGTGCGGTTCTGTACGAGACACTGACGGGAAGGAAGGTTCCGGCAGCTGCCGAACGGCTTAGGAAGGATTCTCTGAGGTGCATGTCGGACTATATTGCAGTTGCACCGGGCCTTGATCAGGCGGTGATGCAGGGGCTGGAACTCGAGATGAAAAAACGGTTTTTCAGCCCGGCATTATTGATGGAACGGCTGGGACTTGATGCCGGGAAGAGTAAAAGAATGAGCGGGGCTGTTCAGAAAAATTGGGGAGACCTGTGGCTGCAGATCGCCACGGAAGGCGAGCAGTTCTCATCCGCCAAAAAGAGGATTCGTCTCGAGCGGCGGATCAAAAAACGGATCGCTGCAGGTGTCGGTGCCGTGATACTATGTGCCGGTTTGGGAGTTTTGGGTCTTTGGATCTATTGTGAAATAAATCCCGGACGAGTGCTCGATTATAAGCTGGAGCAGGTAAGGGAAGCGGCACTACCTTCCACGGAGAGACGACTGACAGATATGAACTCGGAAGATTATACGAAACAGCTGGAATTTGTGAAAGAGAACGCCAATGAGATCAAAGAATATGATTGGTCGGTCTGGCATATGCTGGATCGGCAGGCGGCGGTCAAATGGAAGCGTACCAGCGATGAGTATGCAAAATTTTATCTGGATAAGGATACCCTGGCAGATGCATTTGAGTACAGAATGCAGCTTGGTGAAAAGCGTATGAGCAGCAAAGTAAGTGGTTATCAGGGGAATGTTAAGGTGGATAAAACAGGACTGCAGACGATGACTGTGATGTGCCGGGAAACAGAAACATATGATTACCCGGGGTGGGAACATTTGAAGATCATCTATGATGTGGTGGATGAACGCGTATTTTCTGTCACTTATCGGGCGAAGAAAGAGGAGCATGCCGTACGGTTTTTGACGAGCGTGCTTTCTGACATCTGCCCGGAGACATATCTGACAGAAGAGGAGGCATCAGGGCTGATCGGTAGGCTGACGAAAGAAGAAAATTCGGTACGACTTTGGCTGAATGCAAAATGCCGTCTTGACATCTATTACTATGGGGAGGAAGATTTTACTGGCGGTGACGACTATTATATTACGCTGGGAACAAGTGAGTGGGGGCTGTGA